TGGCGACCTGCTGCGCAGCGCTATAGAAAACATCGTTCTCAATGCAGTCCGGTACACCGCTGCGGAGACTACGGTAGAAGTGAATCTTCAAACCGATAGAGCATCGGTATCGGCGCACCTTACCGTACGCGATCACGGACCCGGAGTTCCCGAAAAGGAACTACATAATATCTTCCGCCCGTTCTATCGCGTAGCCAATGCGCGCGACGAGCAATCGGGAGGCGCTGGCCTTGGTCTCGCCATCGCCGACAAGGTCATGCGCATACATGGAGGTACCATAAGTGCTGCGAACGCCGCAGATGGCGGGCTTGAGGTCCGAATCAGGATTCCAATTGCTTGATAGCGGCTATCTATTGTCACTCGGAGGACTTGAATTGCGGTTTCTTCATGATCCAGACGAACGGAATTGCTGCGAGCAGCAGGAAGGCCATGATGCGGAAGCCGTCAAGGTAGCTTAGTGCCGCAGCTCTTTGCTGTAATTGATGGTAGATCAAGTCCAGAGCTTCCGATCTTGCACTTATCGAGTTATTCCCCTCATGTCCCAGGTACGCCTGCAGGCCGGAGATGGTTCTGAAGACCACTCCCGGCTGCGTTGCCATCGAAGCTGCGAGCCGAAGCTGGTGGAATTGCTCGCGCCGCGCGAGGAAAGCCTCGAAGGCGGAGATCCCGATCCCCGCGCCAAGATTTCTGGCCAGCGCGATCAGACTGCTGGCGTATCCCATTTCCTCTTTTGGGATTGGGTCAACCGTGATGGTGGCCAGGGGAACAAACATGAAGGACAATCCCGCGCCCATGACCACCTGCGG
The Terriglobales bacterium genome window above contains:
- a CDS encoding MFS transporter, with amino-acid sequence GRRWDMRALLSAGLAVSAVGAYMFSFLNINAGPWSFFWPQVVMGAGLSFMFVPLATITVDPIPKEEMGYASSLIALARNLGAGIGISAFEAFLARREQFHQLRLAASMATQPGVVFRTISGLQAYLGHEGNNSISARSEALDLIYHQLQQRAAALSYLDGFRIMAFLLLAAIPFVWIMKKPQFKSSE